The following proteins are encoded in a genomic region of Shinella zoogloeoides:
- the ptsN gene encoding PTS IIA-like nitrogen regulatory protein PtsN, which produces MALAGLLQQSAIIPAMKANSKKQLLQELAAKAAKITGIPEREIFDVILQRERLGSTGVGNGIAIPHGKLKELSQITGLFARLETPVDFEALDDQPVDLVFLLLAPEGAGADHLKALSRIARVLRDPAMVAKLRASDSESAIYACLSEEQASAA; this is translated from the coding sequence ATGGCATTGGCAGGTCTACTGCAGCAGAGTGCGATTATTCCGGCGATGAAGGCCAATTCCAAGAAGCAGTTGCTTCAGGAGCTGGCAGCAAAAGCGGCAAAGATTACCGGGATTCCGGAACGCGAAATCTTCGACGTCATCCTTCAGCGTGAGCGCCTCGGTTCGACCGGCGTCGGCAATGGCATCGCCATTCCGCACGGCAAGCTGAAGGAGCTTTCGCAGATCACCGGCCTCTTCGCGAGGCTCGAAACCCCCGTGGACTTCGAGGCACTGGACGACCAGCCGGTGGACCTCGTCTTCCTGCTGCTCGCGCCGGAAGGCGCCGGCGCGGACCACCTGAAGGCCCTTTCGCGCATCGCCCGCGTGCTGCGCGACCCGGCCATGGTCGCAAAGCTGCGCGCCTCCGACAGCGAGAGCGCCATCTATGCCTGCCTCAGCGAGGAACAGGCATCCGCGGCCTGA
- the grpE gene encoding nucleotide exchange factor GrpE, translated as MTDETKKHGPDEAVDSNLAAEASAADAAVDAEVPAEPDPVEVLKAENADLRDKYLRLAAEMDNLRRRTERDVKDAKSYSVAGFARDMLAVSDNLRRALDAIPAEALAGDDAGLKALADGVEMTERSMLSALERHGVRKLDPIGEKFDPHFHQAMFEVPNPDVASNTVVQVVQDGYVIGERVLRPAMVGVSKGGPKAPAGETSTAQA; from the coding sequence ATGACCGACGAGACCAAGAAACACGGACCTGACGAAGCGGTGGACAGCAACCTTGCCGCTGAAGCATCCGCAGCGGACGCCGCCGTCGACGCGGAAGTCCCGGCCGAACCCGATCCGGTCGAGGTTCTGAAGGCGGAGAACGCCGACCTTCGCGACAAGTACCTGCGCCTCGCCGCCGAGATGGACAACCTGCGCCGCCGCACCGAGCGCGATGTGAAGGACGCCAAGTCCTATTCCGTCGCGGGCTTTGCGCGTGACATGCTGGCCGTGTCCGACAACCTGCGCCGCGCGCTCGACGCCATCCCGGCCGAAGCCCTCGCGGGCGACGATGCCGGCCTCAAGGCGCTGGCGGACGGTGTCGAGATGACCGAGCGTTCCATGCTGTCGGCGCTGGAGCGCCATGGCGTGCGCAAGCTCGATCCGATCGGCGAGAAGTTCGACCCGCATTTCCACCAGGCCATGTTCGAGGTGCCGAACCCCGACGTTGCCAGCAACACGGTCGTCCAGGTCGTGCAGGACGGCTACGTCATCGGCGAGCGCGTCCTGCGCCCCGCCATGGTCGGCGTCTCCAAGGGCGGCCCGAAGGCTCCCGCCGGCGAGACGAGCACCGCGCAGGCCTGA
- the hrcA gene encoding heat-inducible transcriptional repressor HrcA: protein MVLKNPPGPDIQAALDERSGEIFRRIVETYLESGEPLGSRNLSRILPMSLSPASVRNVMSDLEELGLIYSPHISAGRLPTQLGLRFFVDAFMQVGNISAEDRASIERHVRPHGQKHSAVETMMNEASQALSGMSRGAGLVITTKNDAVLKHVEFIRLEPTKALVVLVGDHDQVENRIIELPAGVTSSQLTEAANFLNAHLSGNTLLEARSQLERLRGEISSELDKLSQDLVERGLAVWSGGFEEAKPTRLIVRGRANLLEGLAGADDIDRLRMLFDDLERKDSLIELLNLAETGPGVRIFIGSENKLFSLSGSSLIVAPYRDGDDKIVGAVGVIGPTRLNYSRIVPMVDYTAQLMSRLSR from the coding sequence ATGGTTTTGAAGAATCCTCCGGGACCTGACATTCAGGCGGCGCTCGACGAGCGTTCGGGCGAGATCTTCCGCCGCATTGTCGAGACCTATCTCGAGAGCGGCGAGCCGCTCGGCTCGCGCAACCTTTCGCGCATCCTGCCCATGTCGCTCTCGCCTGCCTCCGTGCGCAACGTGATGAGCGACCTGGAGGAGCTCGGTCTCATCTATTCGCCGCATATCAGCGCGGGCCGCCTGCCGACGCAGCTCGGCCTGCGCTTCTTCGTCGATGCCTTCATGCAGGTCGGCAATATCTCCGCCGAGGACCGCGCCTCCATCGAGCGCCATGTGCGTCCGCATGGGCAGAAGCACTCGGCCGTCGAGACCATGATGAACGAGGCGAGCCAGGCGCTGTCCGGCATGTCGCGCGGCGCCGGCCTCGTCATCACCACCAAGAACGACGCCGTGCTGAAGCATGTCGAGTTCATCCGGCTGGAGCCGACCAAGGCGCTGGTCGTGCTGGTGGGCGATCACGACCAGGTGGAGAACCGCATCATCGAGCTGCCGGCGGGGGTTACCAGCTCGCAGCTCACGGAAGCGGCGAACTTCCTCAACGCGCATCTTTCCGGCAACACGCTGCTGGAGGCGCGCTCGCAGCTGGAGCGCCTGCGCGGCGAGATCAGCAGCGAGCTCGACAAGCTGTCGCAGGACCTCGTCGAACGCGGCCTTGCCGTCTGGTCCGGCGGCTTCGAGGAGGCAAAGCCGACGCGCCTCATCGTGCGCGGCCGGGCGAACCTGCTGGAAGGCCTTGCCGGCGCCGACGATATCGACCGCCTGCGCATGCTCTTCGACGACCTGGAGCGCAAGGACAGCCTGATCGAACTCCTGAACCTTGCCGAGACAGGACCGGGCGTGCGCATCTTCATCGGTTCGGAGAACAAACTCTTCTCGCTCTCCGGCTCCTCGCTCATCGTCGCGCCCTACAGGGACGGCGACGACAAGATCGTCGGCGCGGTCGGCGTCATCGGGCCGACGCGGCTCAACTATTCCCGCATCGTGCCGATGGTGGACTATACGGCGCAATTGATGTCGCGGCTTTCGCGCTGA
- a CDS encoding VOC family protein codes for MTAAIEGILETALYADDLDAAEAFYGGILGLEKITRHGNRHVFFRCGPGVLLIFNAKETAVPPPPQAFPVPVHGAAGPGHACFRVAGPALDFWVKKLEEAGIAIEADFRWPNGARSIYFRDPAGNSLECAEPGLWNIA; via the coding sequence ATGACCGCCGCGATTGAAGGCATTCTCGAAACCGCGCTTTACGCGGATGACCTCGACGCGGCGGAGGCCTTCTATGGCGGCATTCTCGGTCTCGAGAAAATCACGCGGCACGGCAACCGCCACGTCTTCTTCCGCTGCGGGCCGGGCGTTCTCCTGATCTTCAATGCGAAGGAGACCGCCGTGCCCCCACCGCCGCAGGCCTTTCCCGTGCCGGTGCACGGCGCTGCCGGCCCCGGCCATGCCTGTTTCCGTGTTGCCGGTCCCGCGCTTGATTTCTGGGTGAAAAAGCTGGAAGAAGCCGGAATCGCCATCGAAGCGGATTTTCGCTGGCCGAACGGCGCCCGCTCGATCTATTTCCGCGACCCCGCCGGCAACAGTCTCGAATGTGCAGAGCCCGGTCTCTGGAACATCGCTTAG
- the rph gene encoding ribonuclease PH codes for MRPSGRKTDQMRKVSFERNVSKHAEGSCLVKFGDTHVLVTASLEDKTPPWLRNSGKGWVTAEYGMLPRATGDRMKREAAAGKQGGRTQEIQRLIGRSLRAIVDLEALGERQITVDCDVIQADGGTRTASITGAWIALHDCLKWMEARSMIKVEKVLKDHVAAISCGIFAAQSVIDLDYLEDSAAETDANFVMTGSGGIVEIQGTAEGKPFTEEEFSSLMALARGGIADLVALQKQAIA; via the coding sequence ATGCGGCCGTCCGGCAGAAAAACCGATCAGATGCGCAAGGTTTCCTTCGAGCGCAACGTTTCCAAGCATGCCGAGGGTTCCTGTCTCGTCAAGTTCGGCGACACGCATGTGCTGGTGACGGCAAGTCTGGAGGACAAGACGCCGCCGTGGCTGCGCAACAGCGGCAAGGGCTGGGTGACGGCCGAATACGGCATGCTGCCGCGCGCCACCGGCGACCGCATGAAGCGCGAAGCCGCCGCCGGCAAGCAGGGTGGCCGCACGCAGGAAATCCAGCGCCTCATCGGCCGGTCGCTGCGCGCCATCGTCGACCTCGAAGCGCTCGGCGAGCGCCAGATCACCGTCGACTGCGACGTTATCCAGGCCGACGGCGGCACCCGCACGGCCTCCATCACCGGCGCGTGGATCGCCCTCCACGACTGCCTGAAATGGATGGAAGCGCGCAGCATGATCAAGGTGGAGAAGGTCCTGAAGGACCACGTCGCTGCGATCTCCTGCGGCATCTTCGCCGCGCAGTCAGTGATCGACCTCGACTATCTCGAAGACTCCGCCGCCGAGACCGACGCCAACTTCGTCATGACCGGCTCGGGCGGCATCGTCGAAATCCAGGGCACCGCGGAAGGCAAGCCGTTCACGGAGGAGGAATTCTCCAGCCTGATGGCGCTTGCCCGGGGCGGCATTGCCGACCTCGTCGCCCTGCAGAAGCAGGCCATCGCCTGA